The region acacattataataaacattttaaagctaGTCAATTGTGCATAATCATGAATAATAAGTAACAACCATAGTGGTAGTAACCGATGATGGTGTTGATGGCAATGAGTGAGGTGGTTGTGGTGATGATGGACATAATGATCATAATCATGACGATTGTGACAATAGTAATGGGACTGTTGATAGTAAAATATTCCAAAGCTGGCATTAGACTGTAAGTTTCCCTAGCTGCAAGATCACTCTACCAATAACAGGAAAATTAACacacctgggagacaaagcatgTTTCTCAGAGCCAGTGTAAAGCAAGGCTCTAATTGCTCCGTTAGTGAGGATCCCAGCCTCTCAAGTGATTATAGCCCAGGAAATATTGTGCCCATATATTTGTAAACACAATCCCAAGCCCCCAGTCTTAGTGAtccattttttaatgaatttgagTAAATGTAGGACTCAATATAAATCAGTATGGTTCCTGCATTTTCTGATTGTTGAAACCAAGGCAGCCCTAAAAGTTTCCAGCAGACTgtgctttatttttcctcatcaCAGGTATTTAATTACAAACTTAAAGCAATTGcctgagaaaaatatttcttccatgAACTCTTGTTTGTGATGCAGACTACTTACAACCATATATTTACTTTCACCTCTATGTGCTTTTTTAATCTGTGTGCTGTGTTCTCATTGGCAGTTATCCTAAGGCTCTTATGGCTTAGTGAAACTAAAGGTAATAATTGCGGTAACTAATATAAAATACAtggtttggccaggcacagtggctcacacctgtagtctcagagcTTTAGAGGACCAAgagaggagaactgcttgaggccaggagttggagaccagcctgggcagcacagagaGATCCCATCTGtacccaaaattttaaaaagtagcccaGCATGGTAGCATatgcatacacctgtagtcccagctactcatgaggctgaggtgagatgcttgcttgagctcgggagttcagggttacagtgagccatgatcgtaccactgcattcaAACctaagcaacagaatgagactctgtctttaaaaaagaggaaaaacaggaaagtaaaagaaatacGTGGTTTATATTTGCCTCTTTCATGTTATTAGAAGACTATGAGAGTGAAACATTAAATCAGTGCTGTCTAGCGTTCTCCTACACAATGGTGTTCCCACCTGCTGTGCACTCAGTGAACGGTGTTCATTCCACACTGCTTTGTAAAGCACACGATCTACAGTTACAGTTATTCAAGTTGGgtgtttcctttcattttaagaggcagagattgggtAAAAAAGGATACgtaaaactttttaaatctaCTGttgttatttagaaaaaaattcttctttgtgataaatgaaaataatacatttctatttCCATTGTAATAAATGGGAATAACTCCTTATGCACAATGCTTGGGACTAGAAGTGTCTTGAATTTCGAATTTTTTTCGGGTTTTAGAATGTTtgtatatacataatgagatatcttgaggatgagacccaagtctaaacatgaaatttatgTATGCTTCTTATACATCTTATACACATaggctgaaggtaattttataccatatttttaataattttgtgcatgaaacagttTTGACTGTATTTTGACTGAGACTAGTCACATGAGAggaggtgtggaattttccacttgtggttcACGTTGGCGCTCaacaagtttcagattttggacttTGAATTTTCAGATTGGGAATGCTTAACtcgaattttaaaaatcttagctACCTCTCATACTAGTTATTGTAAAGTTAAATGCCTCATTACCAATAATTTGATATAAAAGCTTACAATGCAATTCAGATTTTGTCTTCACACCACATCCTAATGATTTTAAAGACTCTTActtctaagaaaaaagaatacagttaGTGCCAGTTATAGGAATCAAATGAGACAATACATTTGTGAATGCTATGTTTAAAAAGCAGATTACaaatgtttttgtaaaaatacatatatatttatatacatgtaaatacatatatgcataggAAAAGTCTAGAAGGATATTCACTACCACTATTTGGTTCCAAGTGGTGGAAAAtggttgttttaaatttttgcttatttgcatttctaattcaCTACAATGCCTATATAttgcctttataatttttttaaatgcatccaAAATTAGCAATAGATCTTTCCTCTatcttcaaaaattatataaattaaatgttattaaataatGTGCTACACAAAGATaagctaaaacaaaacaatttagtTTAGTGGAGACAAAACACACTGGTGGTCAGAAGTCCTGGGTTTTAGGCCCAGTTTTGCCTCTTACTAGCTTGGTTTCCTTGGGTGACTTATTTAACTTTTAGAGCTTCAATTTCCTAGACAATGAAACAAAATACAGCATTTTTCCTATGCTATGCATATACTAAGATATCAAGCTTAAACCTATTTTAATCATACATTGCTAAGAGCTGTGAGTGTGCAGATTTACAAGGCTGCACATGTGAGGCAAAAGAGGAAACTCATGATCAGGACAGAGCCAAGGTAAGTTTGAGTTCCAAGTCACCAATAATTAGTAAACCTTGGGCAAATAACTTAGTGTCTggcacctcagttttctcaatacaaaaatgaaaataaaaatccttcCCTAAACACATTTCTCCCCCATTTCCCAAAACTTCAGAAGTTAATGAGATTGACCTTTGAAAGAAATGTGTAAGCTGTAAAGCATTATGCAAAAGTTAGTAATTACATAAGGAAGCAATTAAAATAGGGGGAATATGTTTTATAGCTTAAGAAATACATCCCACAGATAAGACTGTCTATACATATTGTATCCAGCAATGATTATTCATGCTTCCTGGAGATATGCCTGTAATTTGAATACTTTGTCATCAGGGATGTAATAGGACAAAGGTTTGATATTAtgatctgaaaataataataataataattagctatTTAGCACTTAGTATGGAACGTTCAATGGGCCAGTGCTCATGGTGCATCACAGATCAATTAAATCAGAACGTCTACGGGTAGAACCCAGGTATCAATCCTTTGTAAATGCCCCATGTGATTATAATGTATAGCCAatgctgagaaccactgccttaggACCTCAGGTCAAGTAAGAAATTAAGAACAAATTCTAGACTCTTAATGACAATTCACATTTTTTATAGGCACTGAGTATTTGAAAAAAGATTTCTAAATATGCATTATCCTGTGTTATTTTTACAACCACCTTTGGAATCAAtattaatttcttcatctttctgaCATAGAAATTGATGTGTCAGCCAATGACACAGCTTGTAACTACCCTATCACCCTGACACTGCGTAAATTTCagataggtatttacatgttcacattcAGTGAATATTTAGGAATTATATACATGACAAAGGAAGTTTATTTCTAAATCAAAATCCATCTCCAActacaaaatatgaaatatactaCTTATCTACAGTGTAGAGATTCTCAAACTTTACTATGCAACACCATCACCAGAAAGATTGTTAATAcatagattgctgggccccatatccagagtttctgattaatTAGGTGtgagctgaggcctgagaatttgcatctcTAAAAAACTCCAGGTAATGTcagtgctgctggtccagggactaCCCTTTGAGAAATACTGCCCCAGGATGCTTTAGAAAAATGTGCATGGTAAAAGATCCAGACCTTGGCCTGCTTTCCTCCCATCTTCATGATCCCTGAAACACTCAGGCTGGTCTTCCTGCAAAGAAGACCAGCAAATAGCAGGACGAGGGGAGGAGGGCGGGGAGGATGCATCAGCAGAGAGCCCAGGATGTTTCACTAGCACCAAAGGCTCAAGACTAGCCATCCAAGATTAGCCTTTTAATGGGGTTCTTGTCTCCCATGCATCCCTGCAGGCCTCCCACCCAGAGGAGAATGGCTGCAGGAAATCACTCTACAGTGACAGAGTTCATTCTCAAGGGTTTAACAAAGAGAGCAGACCTCCAGCtccccctctttctcctcttcctcggGATCTACTTGGTCACCATCGTAGGGAACCTGGGCATGATCACTCTAATTTGTCTGAACTCTCAGCTGCACACCCCCATGTACTACTTCCTCAGCAATCTGTCACTCGTGGATCTCTGCTACTCCTCCGTCATTACCCCTAAGATGCTGGTGAACTTTGTGTCAAGGAAACACATCATCTCCTACGCAGGGTGCATGTCACAGCTCTacttcttccttgtttttgtcattgCTGAGTGTTACATGCTGACAGTGATGGCCTACGACCGCTATGTTGCCATCTGCCACCCTTTGCTTTACAACATCATTATGTCTCATCACACCTGCCTGCTGCTGGTGGCTGTGGTCTACGCCATCGGACTCATTGGCTCCACAATAGAAACTGGCCTCATGTTAAAACTGCCCTATTGTGAGCACCTCATCAGTCACTACTTCTGTGACATCCTCCCTCTCATGAAGCTGTCCTGCTCTAGCACCTATGATGTTGAGATGACAGTCTTCTTTTTGGCTGGATTCAACATCATAGTCACGAGCTTAACAGTTCTTGTATCTTACACcttcattct is a window of Gorilla gorilla gorilla isolate KB3781 chromosome 9, NHGRI_mGorGor1-v2.1_pri, whole genome shotgun sequence DNA encoding:
- the LOC101146118 gene encoding olfactory receptor 8A1, yielding MAAGNHSTVTEFILKGLTKRADLQLPLFLLFLGIYLVTIVGNLGMITLICLNSQLHTPMYYFLSNLSLVDLCYSSVITPKMLVNFVSRKHIISYAGCMSQLYFFLVFVIAECYMLTVMAYDRYVAICHPLLYNIIMSHHTCLLLVAVVYAIGLIGSTIETGLMLKLPYCEHLISHYFCDILPLMKLSCSSTYDVEMTVFFLAGFNIIVTSLTVLVSYTFILSSILGISTTEGRSKAFRTCSSHLAAVGMFYGSTAFMYLKPSTISSLTQENVASVFYTTVIPMLNPLIYSLRNKEVKAAVQKTLRGKLF